The following proteins come from a genomic window of Rutidosis leptorrhynchoides isolate AG116_Rl617_1_P2 chromosome 10, CSIRO_AGI_Rlap_v1, whole genome shotgun sequence:
- the LOC139871008 gene encoding uncharacterized protein has product MDPSKVDAIKSWPSPSSITKVKSFHGLASFYRRYIKDFSTIVSSITDCLKKWVFEWSSSAQSAFESLKEKLISAPILTFPNFDMLFELECDASGVGIGVVLVRYSLLLILEARVLGFLFVKELYEADPDFSPILICSPVESKRDYVEQDGFLFKGSILCIPKDSIRELLVKEAHGALLTIPKLMDKLKLLRELQTVGSWGPPNQLPTWASLAADRPSQRPGLRLGCRDPDLVCIKCLWTEKKGKKNVIFGKKKKQNG; this is encoded by the exons atggatccatctaaggtGGATGCAATCAAATCGTGGCCTAGTCCTTCTTCCATCACTAAAGTCAAAAGTTTTCATGGTTTAGCATCATTCTATAGAAGATATATCAAAGACTTCTCCACAATTGTTTCTTCAATTACTGATTGTTTGAAGAAATGGGTGTTTGAATGGTCCAGTTCTGCCCAATCAGCATTTGAATCATTGAAAGAGAAGCTAATTTCAGCACCTATACTTACTTTTCCTAATTTTGATATGCtgtttgaacttgaatgtgatgcaagtggtgttggcattggTGTTGTGCTAGT GAGATATTCTTTGTTGTTAATACTAGAAGCTAGAGTTCTTGGATTTTTATTTGttaaggagttatatgaagctgatccagactttTCCCCAATTTTGATTTGTTCACCTGTTGAGTCCAAAAGAGATTATGTTGAACAAGATGGTTTTCTATTCAAGGGCAGCATATTGTGCATCCCAAAAGATTCAATAAGGGAGTTGCTGGTTAAAGAAGCACATGGAG cacttctcaccatccccaaactgatggaCAAACTGAAGTTACTAAGAGAGCTCCAAACGGTTGGGTCCTGGGGGCCGCCTAACCAACTGCCCACCTGGGCGTCATTAGCAGCGGACCGCCCAAGCCAACGCCCAGGGCTCCGCCTAGGTTGTCGTGATCCTGATCTTGTTTGCATAAAATGTTTGTGGACAGagaaaaaaggaaagaaaaatgtgATCTTTgggaagaaaaaaaaacaaaatggGTAA